One segment of Ficedula albicollis isolate OC2 chromosome 2, FicAlb1.5, whole genome shotgun sequence DNA contains the following:
- the LYPLA1 gene encoding acyl-protein thioesterase 1 has translation MPVSLNMNMSMPSWFDIIGLSPDSQEDEAGIKQAAENVKALIDQEVKNGIPSNRIILGGFSQGGALSLYTALTTHQKLAGVVALSCWLPLRATFPQGPISGVNKDIAVLQCHGDCDPLVPVMFGSLTVEKLKTMINPANVTFKTYSGMMHSSSLEEMMDVKQFIDKHLPPTD, from the exons ATGCCCGTTTCTTTGAACATGAACATGTCTATGCCATCATG GTTTGATATCATTGGACTTTCTCCAGATTCACAGGAAGATGAAGCTGGGATCAAGCAGGCGGCAGAGAATG TTAAAGCACTGATAGATCAAGAAGTAAAAAATGGAATTCCTTCTAATAGAATTATTCTGGGAGGCTTTTCTCAG GGAGGTGCTTTATCATTGTATACAGCTCTTACAACACATCAAAAATTAGCAGGTGTCGTAGCCCTCAGCTGTTGGCTTCCTCTACGGGCCACTTTTCCTCAg GGCCCTATCAGTGGTGTCAACAAGGATATTGCTGTTCTTCAGTGCCACGGGGACTGTGACCCCCTGGTTCCTGTAATGTTCGGTTCCCTCACTGTCGAGAAGCTGAAGACTATGATAAACCCAGCCAATGTAACCTTCAAGACTTACTCTGGCATGATGCATAGTTCATCTCTTGAG GAAATGATGGATGTAAAACAGTTCATAGACAAACATCTACCTCCCACAGACTGA
- the MRPL15 gene encoding 39S ribosomal protein L15, mitochondrial: MSGSGVNRALELLRSLPKVSLANLRPNPGSKKRERRRGRGRYGGRKCGRGHKGERQRGNRPRLGFEGGQTPFYLAIPKYGFNEGHSLRRQYQPLSLQRLQYLIDLGRVDPTQPIDLTQLTNARGVTVQPLKRDYGVQLVEEGADIFAAKVNIEVQRASELAIAAIEKNGGVVTTSFYDPRSLEILCKPVVFFLRGKPIPKRMLPPEDLVRYYTDPRNRGYLADPSKVAEARLELAKKYGYVLPDITKDELFKMLSARKDPRQIFFGLAPGWIVNLADKKILKPTDESLLKYYSS; the protein is encoded by the exons ATGAGCGGGAGCGGCGTGAACCGCGCGCTGGAGCTGCTGCGCTCGCTGCCCAAAGTCAGCCTGGCCAACTTAAGGCCCAACCCCGGCTCCAAAAAGCGG GAAAGAAGACGTGGCCGTGGAAGATACGGAGGTAGAAAGTGTGGCCGAGGTCACAAAGGAGAAAGACAAAGAGGGAATCGCCCCAGACTAGGCTTTGAGGGTGGTCAAACTCCGTTTTACTTGGCCATACCAAAATATGGATTTAATGAGGGACATAG cCTCAGACGTCAGTACCAACCCCTGAGTCTTCAGAGGCTGCAGTACCTGATTGATTTGGGCAGAGTTGACCCCACGCAGCCAATTGACTTAACTCAGCTCACTAACGCCAGAGGTGTGACAGTGCAGCCTCTCAAGAGGGATTACGGTGTCCAGCTGGTGGAGGAG GGTGCTGatatttttgcagcaaaagTAAATATTGAAGTGCAGAGGGCATCTGAATTAGCAATTGCAGccatagaaaaaaatggaggcGTAGTAACAACATCGTTCTATGACCCAAGGAGCTTGG AAATTTTATGCAAGCCAGTAGTATTTTTCCTCCGTGGCAAACCTATCCCAAAGCGAATGCTCCCACCTGAAGACCTCGTCCGTTACTACACAGATCCCAGGAATCGGGGCTACCTGGCAGATCCATCCAAGGTTGCAGAAGCCAGGCTGGAACTTGCCAAGAAATATGGCTATGTCTTACCAGACATAACTAAGGATGAACTCTTTAAGATGTTAAGTGCACGCAAGGATCCTAGACAGATATTTTTTGGTCTTGCTCCAGGATGGATCGTAAACCTGGCAGACAAGAAAATTCTAAAACCGACTGATGAGAGTCTGTTGAAATACTACAGCTCATGA